The following are encoded together in the uncultured Desulfobacter sp. genome:
- a CDS encoding PqiC family protein, giving the protein MKRFGLHILLISGLMMVSGCGLSPQSSFYLLEGTSSPTPLDQAGPDLSVGIGFVDLPTYLDRSEIVTRKPGNAMTVNEFQRWGAPLEHQIREKLMMDLSALLGTARVVLSPWERALSPEYQVDLTLLRFELNGGQAVMDALWYVRDVKTEKLMISQCFSSALPVPGKDITAYVRVQVQALENLVRDIAVEITAMGRPGLSTPRLAPQQSMKEH; this is encoded by the coding sequence ATGAAACGCTTTGGATTGCATATCCTGTTAATTTCTGGGCTGATGATGGTTTCGGGATGCGGCTTATCGCCCCAGTCTTCTTTCTATCTGTTAGAGGGGACCTCTTCTCCGACCCCACTGGATCAGGCCGGACCGGATCTGTCCGTGGGGATCGGCTTTGTGGACCTGCCCACATACCTGGATCGGTCCGAGATCGTTACCCGTAAGCCGGGCAATGCCATGACCGTGAATGAATTTCAGCGCTGGGGGGCTCCCTTGGAACACCAGATCAGAGAGAAACTTATGATGGATCTGTCTGCTCTGCTCGGCACTGCCCGGGTGGTGCTTTCTCCCTGGGAACGGGCCCTGAGTCCTGAATATCAGGTGGACTTAACCCTTCTGCGGTTTGAGCTAAATGGCGGTCAGGCTGTTATGGATGCGCTCTGGTATGTGCGGGATGTAAAAACGGAAAAACTGATGATCTCCCAGTGCTTCTCCTCTGCCCTGCCCGTACCCGGCAAGGATATCACTGCCTATGTCAGGGTCCAGGTTCAGGCCCTGGAAAACCTGGTTCGGGATATTGCAGTGGAAATTACGGCCATGGGCCGACCTGGCCTATCAACACCTAGGCTCGCCCCACAACAAAGCATGAAAGAACATTAG
- the lgt gene encoding prolipoprotein diacylglyceryl transferase, translating to MHPILLQAGSLKLYTYGLFVALGFITAIWFTKRNAKFYGVPDQIVSDLFFTILISALVGARLLYIFINFDAYTNNILDIFKIWNGGLVFFGGFIGGSIGAIIFLRIKKMDIWKTADVLAPGLALGHSVGRFGCLFAGCCYGKTCSLPVAITFTNPDSLAPLNIPLHPTQLYMIASNFILFLILLAIQRRKRFNGMVFLSYIMLYSLFRSIIEFFRGDFRGNFFFDFLSLSQGIGLLISCIALIFMILKLRSRHGSR from the coding sequence ATGCATCCGATCCTTCTTCAGGCCGGCAGTCTGAAGCTTTATACCTATGGCCTTTTCGTGGCGTTAGGTTTTATCACCGCCATCTGGTTTACAAAACGTAATGCTAAATTCTATGGTGTTCCGGATCAGATTGTATCCGATCTTTTCTTCACCATTTTGATCAGTGCCCTTGTCGGCGCGCGTCTCCTGTATATATTCATTAATTTCGATGCTTACACGAACAACATTCTTGATATTTTTAAAATTTGGAACGGCGGCCTTGTTTTTTTCGGCGGCTTTATCGGCGGCTCCATTGGGGCCATTATTTTCTTGCGCATTAAGAAGATGGATATTTGGAAAACCGCAGATGTCCTGGCCCCAGGTCTTGCTTTAGGGCATAGTGTGGGGCGTTTTGGCTGTCTTTTTGCCGGATGCTGTTACGGCAAAACCTGTTCGTTGCCTGTTGCCATTACCTTTACCAATCCGGACAGCTTGGCCCCTTTGAATATTCCTTTACACCCCACTCAGCTGTATATGATTGCCTCCAACTTTATTCTTTTTTTGATTCTTTTGGCCATACAGCGCCGCAAACGCTTTAACGGCATGGTTTTTTTGAGCTACATCATGCTCTATTCCCTGTTCAGATCAATTATTGAGTTCTTCCGAGGCGATTTCAGGGGGAATTTCTTTTTTGATTTTCTTTCACTGTCCCAGGGTATTGGTTTGCTGATTTCCTGTATTGCTTTGATATTTATGATCCTCAAACTGAGATCCAGGCATGGCAGTCGCTAA
- a CDS encoding DNA polymerase III subunit delta — protein sequence MAVAKNLTTYKTLAGSLDKLSTNDKLKTVLICGEPFLVRKAMNVLVPIMLKGESKQFGLDVLDGRTTPVGEIAEQAGTFSFLGTRKVIAVKDAPLFLLKAPPGEIRYSERDLAVLIRLVEEGIPDNHVLVFTTGTPDRRKKIYKIILEHGLVVDCSVSTGARKADLEEQQAVLRDISRQMLLRAGKQMPPDAFAALVDQTGFNPEVFANAIEKLLAYIGGRDQISAADIGAVIHKDKKDPIFALTNAMMERNVSKALTLLSSLLSDGFHPLQILKTFENQVRKLLAIKCCATGLNAGRAGGPTLKHMQFNAFKQMLLPAIVDWDANTLKADKAHMPLFSIEDGESKKKSTKLPANDLLLAPNPKNAYPIFQNFLKSENFTLEELTEALSVLADLDYRIKSSGMDAATGLENFIMTLCRTP from the coding sequence ATGGCAGTCGCTAAGAACCTGACTACATACAAGACGCTTGCAGGCAGTCTGGATAAGCTCTCAACGAACGATAAGCTTAAAACTGTTTTGATCTGCGGGGAACCCTTTCTGGTACGTAAGGCGATGAATGTTCTCGTACCCATAATGCTCAAAGGGGAGTCAAAACAGTTCGGCCTTGATGTCCTGGACGGGAGGACCACACCCGTGGGTGAGATCGCTGAACAGGCTGGTACGTTTTCTTTTTTAGGAACCCGTAAAGTTATTGCGGTAAAAGATGCCCCGCTTTTTTTGCTGAAAGCGCCCCCAGGCGAGATCAGATACAGTGAAAGAGATTTGGCGGTTTTAATTCGCCTTGTTGAAGAGGGCATTCCTGACAATCATGTGCTTGTGTTTACCACAGGTACGCCGGACCGCCGAAAAAAGATATACAAAATTATCCTTGAACACGGACTGGTGGTGGACTGCAGTGTCTCCACAGGAGCCAGAAAGGCAGACCTTGAAGAACAGCAGGCAGTGTTAAGGGATATCAGCCGGCAGATGCTGTTAAGAGCAGGCAAGCAAATGCCCCCGGATGCATTTGCAGCACTTGTGGATCAGACAGGGTTTAATCCGGAAGTTTTTGCAAATGCCATTGAAAAACTTCTGGCATATATCGGGGGCAGAGACCAAATATCTGCGGCAGATATCGGGGCTGTGATACACAAAGATAAAAAGGACCCCATATTTGCTTTAACCAATGCAATGATGGAACGGAATGTATCTAAAGCGCTTACACTTTTATCGAGCTTGCTGTCTGATGGGTTTCATCCGTTACAAATTTTAAAAACATTTGAAAATCAGGTCAGAAAACTCTTAGCCATTAAGTGCTGCGCAACAGGTCTGAATGCAGGCAGGGCAGGGGGGCCTACTTTGAAACATATGCAGTTCAATGCATTCAAGCAAATGCTTTTACCTGCGATTGTTGACTGGGATGCCAATACCTTGAAAGCGGATAAAGCGCATATGCCTCTTTTTAGTATCGAAGACGGTGAAAGCAAGAAAAAGTCCACCAAACTGCCGGCCAACGATCTTTTACTGGCGCCTAATCCTAAAAATGCCTACCCGATATTTCAGAATTTTTTAAAATCTGAAAATTTTACCCTGGAAGAATTGACCGAAGCACTGTCCGTTCTTGCCGACCTTGATTATCGCATTAAATCATCGGGTATGGATGCTGCCACAGGACTTGAAAATTTTATTATGACCCTGTGCCGCACCCCCTAA
- the pyk gene encoding pyruvate kinase → MKRRKTKIVATISNLNCSVEFIETLYKAGMNVVRLNTAHMSHDDAGQVIENTRKVSEKIGILLDTKGPEIRTCDANVPLSVVYGDSIRIKGEAGGMSKDDVICVSYPHFVDDVPVGSSILIDDGYIALKVKDKVDDHLICFVENDGVIYPRKSINIPSVHVKLPALSEKDKGFIAFAADQELDFIAHSFVRNKEDVLAVQKILDEKNSSIKIIAKIENAQGVDNLREILEHAYGVMVARGDLAVEIPTEKIPLIQKDIVQTCIELRRPVIVATQMLHSMIQSPRPTRAEVSDVANACLDHTDALMLSGETANGKYPEQAVQTMARIAQEVELKRSSFIDIPYSSQGNLTDYLSKAAVKSSLRLNTRGIVADSLSGKTILALAAYRGDSSIFAQVYDKKVMRILSLSFGVFAEYIPLGASPRESLTGSICRLIADQNFKDDDLIIVLSGSFGPERGASYIEIGNAKNFSEKCTWSPK, encoded by the coding sequence TTGAAAAGGCGTAAAACAAAAATAGTAGCAACCATATCCAACCTGAATTGCTCGGTTGAATTCATTGAAACGCTTTATAAAGCTGGAATGAACGTGGTGCGCTTGAATACGGCTCACATGAGCCATGACGATGCCGGGCAGGTTATTGAAAATACCCGCAAGGTATCGGAAAAAATAGGTATCCTTTTAGACACCAAAGGCCCTGAAATCAGAACATGTGATGCCAATGTTCCCCTGTCTGTCGTTTATGGGGATTCTATCCGCATAAAAGGCGAGGCCGGCGGGATGTCAAAGGATGATGTGATTTGTGTCTCTTATCCGCATTTTGTCGACGACGTGCCGGTTGGATCTTCCATTCTTATTGATGATGGATACATTGCCCTGAAAGTGAAAGACAAAGTAGATGATCATCTCATCTGTTTCGTGGAAAATGACGGGGTGATTTACCCAAGAAAAAGTATCAACATCCCATCGGTTCATGTTAAATTGCCGGCTTTAAGCGAAAAGGATAAGGGGTTTATAGCTTTTGCCGCAGACCAGGAGCTTGACTTTATAGCCCACTCCTTTGTACGCAACAAGGAAGATGTCCTGGCAGTCCAAAAGATTCTCGACGAGAAGAATTCTTCAATCAAAATCATCGCTAAAATTGAAAATGCCCAAGGCGTGGACAATCTTCGGGAAATTCTGGAACATGCCTATGGCGTAATGGTGGCCAGGGGAGATTTAGCCGTTGAAATTCCAACTGAAAAAATTCCGTTGATTCAAAAAGATATTGTCCAAACCTGTATTGAGCTTAGACGCCCTGTTATCGTCGCCACCCAGATGTTGCATTCCATGATTCAATCGCCACGGCCCACAAGGGCTGAGGTCTCTGATGTGGCCAATGCCTGCCTGGATCATACCGACGCGTTGATGCTGTCTGGTGAAACGGCAAATGGCAAATATCCCGAACAAGCTGTGCAGACCATGGCCAGAATTGCCCAGGAGGTAGAATTAAAAAGAAGCTCATTCATTGATATCCCCTATTCAAGCCAGGGCAATTTGACAGACTATCTTTCCAAGGCTGCAGTGAAGTCTTCCCTACGTTTGAACACCCGGGGGATTGTGGCCGATTCTCTATCTGGAAAAACCATTTTAGCCCTGGCCGCCTATCGGGGGGACAGTTCGATTTTTGCCCAGGTTTACGATAAAAAAGTGATGCGCATTCTCTCTTTGTCCTTTGGGGTATTCGCCGAGTATATACCGCTTGGCGCAAGTCCAAGGGAATCGCTGACAGGTTCCATCTGCCGTTTAATTGCAGATCAGAATTTTAAAGATGACGACCTGATTATAGTGCTTTCCGGCAGCTTCGGTCCTGAGCGTGGGGCATCTTATATTGAAATTGGTAATGCAAAAAATTTCAGCGAGAAATGCACCTGGAGCCCGAAATAA
- the lspA gene encoding signal peptidase II: protein MVGFLTPIRRLALVSISVVLLDQFTKWLVVKHLPLYTHIAVIDHFFNITHVLNPGGAFGFFAEQSPGIRKFIFLFLSSGVALFVLWLYRKTARSHIFLSYGLALIFGGAIGNLIDRFRFGKVVDFLDFYVGAFHWPAFNIADSAITIGMGILIYYVIFNKLPEI from the coding sequence ATGGTTGGTTTTTTAACACCTATACGGCGGCTTGCCCTGGTGAGTATCAGTGTGGTTTTACTGGACCAGTTCACAAAGTGGCTTGTAGTCAAGCATCTGCCGCTGTATACCCATATTGCGGTGATTGATCATTTTTTTAATATCACGCATGTACTTAATCCCGGTGGGGCGTTCGGTTTTTTCGCCGAACAGTCCCCCGGGATCAGAAAATTTATTTTTTTATTTTTATCTTCCGGGGTTGCTCTGTTTGTACTCTGGCTTTACAGAAAAACGGCCCGATCCCACATCTTTTTATCCTATGGGCTGGCCTTGATTTTCGGCGGTGCAATAGGGAATCTGATTGATCGATTTCGGTTTGGAAAAGTTGTTGATTTTCTGGATTTTTATGTTGGTGCATTTCATTGGCCGGCGTTTAATATCGCAGATTCAGCAATTACCATTGGAATGGGTATATTAATTTACTACGTAATATTCAACAAACTGCCCGAAATATAA
- a CDS encoding MlaD family protein, translating to MNTQTQISQAGISRKKGISLVWIVPIVALVVGAGLMYKTITEKGPSIEILFESAEGLEAGKTKIKYKDVDIGKVKDVTLTHDLKGVKVSAALAREAQGYLTEQTRFWVVRPRLSGSTVSGMDTLLSGAYIAIEPGREGAARSKFKGLEVPPLVTQDSKGRLFTLKAGELQSLDYGSPVYFRGVKVGQVTGYGLDKEGQGVDIRIFIDAPHDRMVSNVSKFWAVSGINMNVGTDGLQVNTQSLVSILMGGIELFTPKGAQDQNPVEEGQFFTLYDSQETAMAKSFTRKTSYLLKFSQSVRGLDIGAPVEFRGFELGRVAQIGLEYDSKADKILVPVRIEVEEERLTCVSYNSSRGKEKITMDQLVSKGMRGQLSTGNLLTGKLFVTLDFFKSQAPAKIIDHGDIIELPTIPTPLEALTNNLVTILGKIQKLPFEDIGTGLKDAVQSFKTAGNAVKALAESGEVATAVNGFGQIIEKVQILADKLSSTLPPTVDQARQTLKDAGGVLSRDAAVVVELRRTLDELSQAAKAVQALADELEQHPESLLRGKGKK from the coding sequence ATGAATACGCAGACCCAAATTTCCCAGGCCGGTATCAGCCGAAAAAAGGGGATTTCCCTGGTGTGGATCGTACCCATTGTGGCCCTGGTGGTCGGGGCGGGACTGATGTACAAGACCATTACTGAGAAAGGACCGTCGATTGAGATCCTTTTTGAATCGGCAGAAGGACTTGAAGCCGGTAAAACCAAGATAAAGTACAAGGATGTGGATATCGGCAAGGTAAAAGATGTCACCCTCACCCATGATCTTAAGGGGGTGAAGGTCTCTGCGGCACTGGCCAGGGAGGCTCAGGGGTATCTCACGGAACAGACCCGGTTCTGGGTGGTGCGCCCCCGGCTGTCCGGCAGCACGGTGAGCGGGATGGACACCCTTTTATCCGGAGCCTATATTGCTATTGAACCGGGCCGGGAGGGCGCCGCCCGGTCGAAATTCAAGGGGCTTGAGGTCCCCCCCCTTGTGACCCAGGACAGTAAGGGGCGGCTCTTTACCCTGAAGGCCGGGGAACTTCAATCCCTGGATTACGGGTCCCCGGTCTACTTTCGGGGGGTAAAGGTTGGACAGGTTACGGGGTATGGCCTTGATAAGGAGGGGCAGGGTGTGGATATCCGGATCTTTATTGACGCTCCGCATGATAGGATGGTGAGTAATGTATCCAAATTCTGGGCGGTCTCGGGCATCAATATGAATGTTGGCACCGACGGTCTTCAGGTCAATACGCAATCCCTTGTCAGCATCCTGATGGGAGGCATTGAATTGTTTACGCCCAAGGGAGCGCAGGACCAAAATCCGGTTGAAGAAGGTCAATTTTTTACATTGTACGATTCCCAGGAAACCGCAATGGCAAAATCTTTTACCCGGAAAACATCTTATCTTCTCAAATTTTCTCAATCCGTCCGGGGGCTTGATATTGGCGCGCCAGTTGAATTCAGGGGATTTGAACTGGGCCGGGTGGCTCAGATCGGTCTGGAATATGACAGTAAGGCAGATAAGATTCTTGTGCCGGTACGCATTGAAGTTGAAGAGGAGCGCCTGACTTGCGTATCCTATAATTCCAGTAGAGGGAAAGAGAAGATCACCATGGATCAGCTGGTGTCCAAGGGCATGCGGGGGCAGTTGAGCACCGGCAACCTGCTTACGGGCAAGTTGTTTGTGACTCTGGATTTTTTTAAGTCCCAGGCCCCGGCCAAGATCATTGACCATGGGGATATCATAGAGCTTCCCACCATTCCCACCCCCTTGGAGGCCCTGACTAACAATCTGGTTACAATTCTAGGAAAAATTCAGAAACTCCCCTTTGAGGATATTGGTACCGGACTTAAAGATGCGGTGCAAAGCTTTAAAACTGCCGGAAATGCAGTAAAAGCCCTGGCTGAATCCGGAGAGGTGGCAACGGCGGTGAACGGATTTGGTCAGATTATTGAAAAGGTTCAGATTCTGGCAGACAAGCTTTCATCCACACTTCCCCCGACAGTAGACCAGGCTAGGCAGACCCTGAAAGATGCAGGCGGGGTCTTGTCCCGGGATGCTGCTGTGGTGGTGGAACTACGTCGGACCCTTGATGAACTGAGCCAGGCGGCTAAAGCGGTCCAAGCGCTTGCAGATGAACTTGAGCAGCACCCGGAATCCCTGTTGCGGGGAAAGGGAAAAAAATAA
- a CDS encoding paraquat-inducible protein A, translating into MDETASVTLCPECGLPQTLPDPVLGRIAVCSRCNAVLRRYTRDTVQQTLALTLAGLILFVIANTYPFLSLSLEGQARETLLFTGILGLFEQGMYALAILVFLTSIAIPLVQLLGLIYLLVPIWVGRGGARHSAWVFRMLGHLRPWSMTEVFMLAILVAMIKLAHMADIIAGPAIWAFVVLIFVMVAAFAGLNPEDIWTRVPGQYAKSCGKELGPLTVCHSCEMTSRLTLGKAQGICPRCGGRIHLRKPGSIQRTWALVIAAIVFYVPANVLPVTITGMLGAKQADTIMSGVIYFMLSGSWHISLVIFVASILIPLVKLGVLIYLLVSVQFRSKWKNIDRTRLYRFTEAVGRWSMVDVYVVTVLVALVKIGSLAEIEAGPGAPYFAAVVVTTMFAAQSFDSRMIWDYED; encoded by the coding sequence ATGGATGAGACGGCCTCCGTCACCCTTTGTCCCGAATGCGGCCTGCCCCAGACCCTGCCTGATCCGGTTTTGGGGCGCATTGCCGTGTGCAGCCGGTGTAATGCGGTGTTGCGACGCTATACCCGTGACACGGTACAGCAGACACTGGCCCTGACTTTGGCCGGCCTGATCCTTTTTGTCATTGCCAATACCTATCCCTTTCTTTCCCTGAGCCTTGAGGGCCAGGCCCGGGAAACTCTTCTTTTTACCGGTATTCTCGGTCTCTTTGAACAGGGAATGTATGCTTTAGCAATATTGGTCTTTTTGACCAGTATTGCGATTCCCCTAGTTCAGCTTCTGGGGCTTATTTATCTTTTGGTACCCATTTGGGTCGGCCGGGGCGGGGCCCGCCATTCTGCATGGGTGTTCAGGATGCTGGGCCACCTGCGTCCATGGAGCATGACCGAGGTCTTTATGCTGGCCATCCTTGTGGCCATGATTAAGCTGGCCCATATGGCTGACATCATTGCAGGTCCGGCCATATGGGCTTTTGTGGTGTTGATTTTTGTCATGGTGGCGGCATTTGCAGGGCTCAATCCCGAGGATATCTGGACCCGGGTCCCGGGGCAGTATGCCAAGAGCTGCGGAAAAGAGCTGGGACCTTTGACCGTATGCCACAGCTGCGAGATGACCAGCCGGCTGACCTTGGGAAAGGCCCAAGGAATCTGCCCCAGATGCGGTGGCAGGATTCATCTTCGCAAACCCGGCAGCATTCAGCGGACCTGGGCCCTTGTCATTGCCGCCATTGTTTTTTATGTGCCGGCGAATGTCCTGCCGGTGACCATTACAGGAATGCTTGGCGCCAAGCAGGCCGATACGATCATGAGCGGGGTTATATATTTTATGCTCTCCGGTTCATGGCATATTTCCCTGGTTATCTTTGTGGCCAGTATTCTGATTCCTTTGGTGAAACTTGGTGTTTTGATCTATCTTCTGGTGTCGGTTCAGTTTCGTTCTAAATGGAAAAATATTGACAGAACCCGGCTTTACCGGTTTACCGAGGCGGTTGGCAGATGGTCAATGGTAGATGTTTATGTGGTGACTGTACTGGTGGCCCTGGTCAAGATCGGATCTCTGGCCGAAATTGAGGCCGGCCCCGGCGCGCCCTATTTTGCCGCTGTGGTGGTGACCACGATGTTTGCGGCCCAGAGTTTTGATTCCCGGATGATCTGGGACTATGAGGATTAA